GGGAAGAGAGAGCGGCTCGCCTGGAGGGATGAGTCAAAGGCCGGAGGAGCTGCTCTGGACGAGATTATGAAGGGAGGGCCGCTTTCGGGAACACCTGCATAAAGGGATGGACCTCCACCCGTTCGAAGACGCCAAATCGGACATAGGGGTCTTCCTGCGCGAATCGTTGAGCCTCCTCAAACGAATCAGCTTCGATGACAATCAGGCTTCCTGCTTTGTCCGTCAAGGGCCCGGCCAGCACCACTCGGCCCTGGGCATCGAGTGGCTCCAACCGTGCCAGGTGCGCCGGTCGATGGATTTTTCGTCTCGCTTCTCCTTCGGGGCCGTCGAAGCCAAGAATAACGAATTTCATCATATGTTCAACCGCTTCTGGCTTTTATGGGACAATGATGCAGAAGATGATCTGTCGTGAAATGTTCAAGCGCTATCGGGTCAGCGATTCAAGGGGCTGTCGGCCTTGAAAGCCGCTGGTGATTTCGTGCCACCAACGGATTTCCTCTTCGCCCAATTGCCAGCAGAGGTAGACAATGCGGCCTTCCGAATGGTGCGGAAAATCGCAGAGCCCGCTGTCCAGGTCCTTAATCAACACGCCGGTTTCCTGTAGCGCCAGGATGCCGCTCGCAATGTCATCCAGGGATTGGAGATAGCGGCCTCCGTAAGGGCTGCCGCCTCCCATTTCGCTGTTCGCGCTGGCCTTCCGGATCTCCTCTCCGATCTTAGCCAGGACGGCGCGGGCCGTTCGGATGCGCAGAAATTGCGCTCTCAAGTGAGGAATGAGGACGTTCGCTTCCGTGAGAGAAAAGGTTCGTTCCTGGGGATCGGTCGGCTCATGTTCATCCATGGGACTGTTCCTCAAGCGACTGCTTAGCACAAGCCGCAGAGTGACGCAACGGGTCTCGCGGGCGGGAGAAGTCGCGGCTGAAGACCTTCTGAATGAACAAGACGGCACCTAACAGTAAAGGGCGGGAATTTCTGTCTGCTACTTGACATTACAATATCCCGGCGTTAGCATGACATTGATCGTACTTACCGGACCCTGATTACCCCAACCGCTTTACGCCAACTCTCGGAGTCGATTTCGCGAACAACAATTCGGGGAAGCCGGAAGGCTCCTGATACATGAGGTTTCGTGCTGTGCTATTCGTGGCTGCCTCCAGTGGGCGAACGACAATAAGGGCCATCGGCTCGCGCAGTCAACCGGCCGCTCGTCATCCATTTCCCATGCCAAGACCTCTCAACTCTAGCCAGGCCATGCATAAACCCGAGATCTAGCCGAGGCGAACCACCAGAACTTGTCCATTACATCAAGTACCCATAAGACCACAATAATTAATCAGGTCGCGTGAGATCAGTCGTTATTGTTGTCACTTTCTCATATTATTCACGTCCTATTACGTGCAGCAGCACGAGCGGGGTAGTGTGACCTGCCAAGGGGGATTGTATGCATTTGGCTGAATTGAAGCAGAAGTCAATCGCCGATCTGAACGAAGTGGCCCGCGACCTGAAAATCGAGAACGCGGCCAATTTGCGCAAGCAGGAGCTGATCTTTGCCATCCTGCAGGCGCAAACCGAGAAGAACGGCGTGGTGTTCGGCGAGGGAGTCTTGGAAACACTCCCGGATGGATTCGGATTCCTGAGGGCGCCCGATTCAAATTATCTGCCCGGGCCGGATGATATCTATATATCTCCCTCCCAGATTCGCCGCTTTAATCTCCGGACCGGCGACATTGTCTCGGGCCAGATCAGGCCGCCCAAGGAGAGCGAACGGTATTTCGCGCTTTTGAAGGTCGAGAAGGTCAATTTCGAGGATCCGGAGGTCGCGCGGGACAAGATTCTGTTCGACAACCTGACGCCGCTGTACCCCGAAGAGCGGATCAAGCTCGAATACGATCCGGAAGAGTATTGTACGCGGGTCATGGATCTGACTACGCCCATTGGGAAGGGACAGCGTGGATTGATCGTGGCTGCGCCGCGAACCGGCAAGACCATGCTCTTGCAGGCCATTGCCCGGGCCATCATCAAGAACCATCCCGAGGTGGTCTTGATCGTCTTGCTGATCGACGAGCGTCCGGAGGAGGTCACCGACTGGCAGCGGCAGGTCCGCGCCGAGGTGATCAGCTCGACGTTCGACGAGCCGGCGCAGCGCCATGCCCAGGTTGCGGAAATGGTGTTGGAGAAGGCCAAGCGACTCGTCGAGCACAAGCGGGATGTTGTTGTTCTGCTGGACAGCGTCACCCGTCTGGCGCGCGCCTATAATACGATCGCGCCGCCGAGCGGCAAGGTTCTGTCCGGCGGATTGGATTCCAATGCGTTGCAGCGCCCCAAGCGGTTCTTCGGCGCCGCCCGCAACATCGAGAACGGGGGGAGCCTCACGATCATGGCGACCGCCCTGGTCGATACCGGCAGCCGCATGGACGATGTCATTTTCGAAGAGTTCAAGGGAACGGGCAATATGGAAGTCCACCTTGATCGCCGGCTGGCGGACAAGCGGATCTTCCCGGCTATTGACATCGCCCAGTCCGGCACGCGAAAAGAGGAACTCCTGGTGGACAAGGATCGCCTCAATAAGATGTGGATCCTGCGGAAGGTGCTGAGTCCGCTGGGAACGGTCGAGGCCATGGAGTTCTTGATGGACAAGATGCAGGGAACCAAAAGCAATCAAGATTTTCTGTTGTCGATGAATCGCTAACTGGGTGGAGCTTGAAAGGATACGTACATGAAGAAAGGCATTCATCCCGGGTACCGGACGGCCTGGATCAGTTGTGCTTGCGGCGCGCGGTTCAGCACGCGCACGACGGTCGGTGATCTGAAGGTCGATATCTGTTCGAGCTGCCATCCGTTCTTCACGGGCATGCAGAAGATCGTCGATACGGAAGGGCGGGTCGAGCGGTTTAAAAAGAAGTACGCCAAGAAAGCCACATAGTTCGCAGCCGGTGCGTCATGTCTCACGTCACCTGCCAACATGGAAACGAGAGGCCATCCCGTGGCCAACGGACCAGTGTCGGACATCAAGGAAACCGCTCTGCTCTCCAAGTGGGAAGCGGCCAAGGCTCGCCACGATGAATTGGTCCGCCAACTTCACGACGAGGCCGTGCTTACCCAGCCGGCCCTCATTCGCAAGCTCAACAAAGAACGACTAGAGCTCGAAGATCTCGCGCAACTGTTTGACGCTCGACAGGACCTCCTCCGGCAGCAGGAGGAGGTCCTGCAGTTGCTCGACGACGGCGCCGCGGACGCGGACCTGCGCGGGCTTGCCCAGGAGGAGGCGCAGCAGCTGGAAGCCCGTCGCCGCGAGCTTGAACAGCGCGCGTTCGAGTTGCTCGTGCCCAAAGATCCGAGGGACGAGAAAAGCGTCTTCCTGGAGATACGCGCCGGCACGGGAGGCGAGGAGGCCGCCCTGTTCGCGGGCGATCTGCTCCGCATGTACATGAAGTACGCGGAGCGCAAAGGGCTGAGGACCGAGCTGGTCGATGCGTCGGAGACCGGGATCGGCGGCTATAAGGAAATCATCGTCCTTGTCGAGGGAAAGGGCGCGTTCGGCCATCTCAAGTACGAGAGCGGCGTGCACCGGGTGCAGCGGGTGCCCGTCACGGAGGCCAGTGGACGCATTCACACTTCCGCCGTTACCGTGGCGGTGATGCCGGAAGTCGATGAGGTGGAGGTGAAGATCGATCCGAAGGATCTTCGCATCGACACCTTCTGCTCATCCGGCGCCGGCGGCCAAAGCGTCAACACCACCTATTCGGCGGTGCGGATCACGCATATTCCAACCGGGGTTGTGGTGAGTTGTCAGGACGAACGCTCCCAGCTCAAGAATCGCAACAAGGCCATGCGAACCCTGCGGGCCCGCATCGTCGAAGCCGAACGGGAAAAACAGGAGGCGGAAATTGCGCAGCATCGCAAGGCCCAGGTCGGGAGCGGTGACCGCAGCGAGAAGATCAGGACCTACAACTTTCCGCAAAACCGGGTGACCGATCATCGAATCGGCCTGACTCTTCATCGCCTGGATCAGGTGCTGGAAGGCGACCTCGACGAAATCGTGGAGGGATTGCGCGCGGCGCAGGCCCAGGCTCAAACGAACTCGCCGCAAGAGGCATGACCGATGGCCGAATCCCTGGCAGAGGAAGCGGGCCGGATAACCATCACGACACTGCTGCGTGAAGGAATCAAGCGGCTCCAGGCGGCTGGGATCGAATCGGCAGGGCAGGAGGCCCTGTGGATTCTCGAAGCAGTGCTGGAACGGACTCACCTTCAGCTTCGGCTCGACGGCGAGCGACCGGTCTCGCCGGTTCAGCATCAGCGGGCTGAGGACCTGTTGCGCCGGCGGGCTGCGCGGGAGCCGTTGCAATACCTGTTGGGCAGCCAGGAGTTTTGCGGTCGTGCTTTCACCGTGACTCCCGCTGTGCTGATCCCTCGACCCGAGACGGAACTGTTGGTCGAGGAAACGGCGCGGCGACTGGTCACGACTCCGAGACCCTTGATCGCAGATGTCGGAACCGGTTCCGGCTGTATCGCGGTGAGTCTTGCCCTAAACTTGCCGCAGGCGGAAATCTATGGGATCGACTGCTCGCGGGCTGCCCTCCAGGTAGCCCATGAAAACCTGATGCGGCATGGGGTTGCCGATCGCGTGACGTTGATGAAAGGGGATCTGTTGGAGCCGCTTGAGACTGTTTCGGCTCAAGGGCGAGTGACGGCCATCCTCTCCAACCCCCCCTATATTCCTGAAGACGAATTGGATAGACTCCAGCCCGAAGTTGGGCGGTTTGAGCCGCGTCTGGCGCTGGCAGGCGGTCCGGACGGGCTGACGATCCATCGGCGGCTGATCTCGGGGGCTCTCCGGTACCTGGCTCACGGTGGGATCTTGGCCATGGAGGTGGGAGCGGGATCTGCGCCGGCCTGCGTCGACTTGGTGCGGGCGCAGGGCGGGTATCGGACCATTCGCACCATCCCAGATCAACAGGGGATCGAACGGATCGTGTGGGCGGAGCGGCCAGCCTGATCGTGGAAATGGCGAGCAATCCGCGCGGATAAAGGGCAAAATCGAGCCTCTCGTGAATAAACGCGTCAAGTAGTCGGCAAGTCTCTCCATGGACCGTCTCGTCATCAGCGGAGGAACCAGGTTGCGGGGCACCATCAAGGCCAGCGGAGCCAAGAACGCAGCCTTGCCCATCCTGGCCTCGACCATTCTCGGCGCGGGTGAGTGCGAACTGTCCAACGTGCCTCGGGTCGTGGACGTGGTGACCATGATCAAGCTGCTGAACCTGTTGGGTTGCTCGATCAGCCAGGAAGGGGATCGAGTCGTCGCCAAGTGCGATCAACTCCGATCGAGCGAAGCTCCATATGATTTGGTTCGGACGATGCGCGCGTCGATCCTGGTCCTTGGCCCCCTCGTGGCGCGATGGGGCGAAGCGACCGTATCGCTGCCAGGAGGCTGCGCGATCGGCTCTCGCCCGGTCAATTTTCACCTCGCCGGCCTGGCCAAACTGGGAGCGGAAGTCTCGATCGAGCATGGCTATATCCGAGCCAGGGCGTCGCGTCTCAAGGGGGCGCGCATCTATTGCGACGTCTCGACCGTCACGGGCACCGAGAACCTCATGATGGCGGCCTGTCTGGCTGACGGGGTGACCGTGATCGAAAACGCTGCCAAGGAGCCGGAGGTCGGTGACCTGGCAAGTTTCCTCGTCAAGCGCGGAGCCCGAATCGAGGGGGCCGGGACCGACGTCGTCACGATTGAAGGAGTCGGGCAGCTCCATGGAGCGGACCATGAAGTCATCCCCGATCGGATCGAGACCGGCACTTATCTGGTGGCGGGCGCCATGACGCGCGGGGATGTCTGTGTGGAGTCCTGCCGTCCCGACCATTTGGAATCGCTCACGCTCAAGCTCCGGGCCTGCGGGGTGACGGTCGAAGAGGGAAAAGAAACCCTTCGCGTCCGGTGTGATCAACGGCCGGTCGCCACGGATATCAAGACCGGGGCCTATCCGGCCTTTCCGACTGACATGCAGGCTCAGATGGTCGCGTTGCTGGCGATCTCCAGGGGGACCAGCGTGGTGACGGAAACGATTTTTGAAGGGCGGTTCATGCACATCCAGGAGTTGCAACGGATGGGCGCCGACATCAAGATCGAAGGCCACCATGCGGTCGTGACCGGTTGCGAGCGATTGACTGGCGCGCCGGTGATGGCCTCCGACCTTCGCGCGAGCGCGGGACTGGTCTTGGCGGGTCTGGCGGCGGACGGGGTGACCGAAGTGTCACGCATCTATCACCTGGACCGGGGGTACGAGCGGCTGGAGGAAAAGCTCGGCGCGCTCGGGGGCATCATCCAACGGCAGAAGGGCTCCCAGAGTGTCAAGATCGCTTAACCACCGGCGCGCAAACGTCATGTTGACCATTGCCTTATCCAAAGGGAAGCTGCTGGGGCAAACGTTGCCCCTGTTCGCCGAGGCCGGCTATCCCACGAAGGACCTGACCGAAGACAGCCGTAGGCTGGTGTTCACCTATGGGGATCGTGGCATCACCTATCTGATCGTCAGACCCAGTGACGTGCCGGCCTATGTCGAGCATGGAGCGGCGGATATCGGAGTCGTCGGCAAGGATGTGTTGCTGGAGCAGAACCCGGATGTCTATGAGCCGGTGGATCTCAAAATCGGCGCCTGCCGGCTGTCCGTGGCGGCGCTCCGTGGCCAGGAGTCGCGGAGCCGGCTATCGTCCAAGGTCCGGGTCGCGACGAAGTATCCCACCATTACGGAGCGGTACTTCAATCAAAAGGGCATTCCGGTCGAAATCATCAAACTGTACGGCTCGATCGAATTGGCGCCGGTACTGGGCTTGGCCGATCGCATCGTCGATCTGGTTGAAACGGGCAATACGTTGAAAGCGCACGATCTCGTGGAAATCGACGTGATCGCCCGCTCGACCGCTCGGCTGATCGTCAATCGGGCCAGCCTGAAGCTCAAGTACCAGGCGGTGATGTCGTTGCTTGAAGCGTTGCGGAGGACTCGGCCCGGTGATGGGAAAATGGTCGCCGCCGGCCGAGGCGGGAAACGGCCTCGATCCGCAGAGCGCGGCGCCCTTGCCGGCCGAGATCGGAGTCTTGCATGAAGGTGATTGCCTATTCAGACCGGGGCTTCAAGGCCGCGCTTGAGAAGGTCGTGCAGCGGGGGCGGCAGGACACCGGGGCGGTCGAGCCGGCCGTGCGGACGATCCTCAAGGCGGTCGAGCGCGGCGGCGATCGGGCAGTGCTGCGCTATGCAAAGAAATTCGATCGGGTGAGCCTCACGCCGGACGCGATGCGCGTCACGCCGGAGGAGATCAAGGAAGCCTATTACAAGATCCGCAAGGAGGACGGCGATGCGCTCAGGCTGGCCGCGCAGCGGATCGCGACGTTCCACGAGCGACAGCGGACCAAGACCTGGATGTATCAGGAACAGGGGGCGACATTAGGGCAGGCCGTGCTGCCCTTGGATGTCGTCGGGCTCTACGTGCCGGGTGGAAAGGCGGTGTATCCTTCCACCGTGTTGATGGCCGCCATTCCCGCCAAGGTCGCAGGGGTGCGGCGGGTAACGATGTGCACGCCCTCCGGACAGGCCGGCATCAACCCGTACTTGTTGGTGGCGGCTGATATTGCCGGGGTCGATGAAATCTACAGGGTCGGGGGAGTGCAGGCCGTGGCCGCAATGGCCTATGGGACCAAGACGATCGCCAAGGTGGACAAGATTGTCGGCCCGGGAAATATCTATGTCGCCACCGCGAAGAAGCTCCTCTACGGCGTGGTCGGCATCGACATGATGGCCGGACCGAGCGAGCTGTTGGTGCTGGCCGATGAGTCGGCGAACCCGTCCCACGTGGCGGCGGATCTGCTCTGCGAAGCCGAGCATGACGAGCATGCCAAGGTCTATCTAGTGACGCCGTCCCGTAAAATGGCGGACAATGTGGCGCGAGCCGTGCAAGCCCAGGTGAAGCAGTTGTCGCGGACCGCCATCGCCGCCAAGGCGATCAGCCGGCACGCAGTGGCGTTTGTCGTCGAATCGATGGAACGGGCGATCGACGTGGCGAACGAGATTGCCGCCGAGCACCTGTCGGTCGCGACCGAGCGACCCTTCGATTATCTGGAGCGCATTCGTCATGCCGGGGCTTTGTTCCTAGGGCGCTATACGCCGCCGGCCGTCGCGGATTATATCGCGGGGCCGAACCACGTGCTGCCCACCGGCGGGACGGCGCGGTTCTTTTCCGCCCTCTCGGTGAACGACTATGTGAAGATCAGCAACATCGTGTCCTTCACCAAGGAGGAGCTGCAGCGGGTGAAGGACCCTCTGGTCAGGCTGGCCCATATCGAAGGGTTTGACGCGCATGCCAAGTCGGCAGAAAGCAGGTTTCTATGAAGAAGAACGGAGCGCCGCGGCAGGCCGGCATTCACCGGGCCACGAAAGAAACGGACATTCGCGTCGAATGGACGCTGGATGGGAACGGCGAGAGCAAGATCGACACGGGCATCCGCTTCCTCGACCATATGCTTGAATTGTGGGCGAAGCACGGGTTCTTCGACCTCACCGTCCAGGCCAAGGGCGATCTCGACATCGACGAGCACCACACCGTCGAGGACGTCGGGATCGTTATGGGCAAGGCCCTGCATCAAGCCTTGGGGGAGAAGGCTGGGATCAAGCGCTTCGGGTTTGCCTCGGCGCCGCTCGATGAAACCTTGGCGCAGGTGACGGTGGATCTCAGCGGCCGGCCCTATCTCGTCTACAACGTGACCCTGCCGGACCGGAAGATCAAGTCCTTCGACCTGGGTCTCTTCGAGGATTTTTTTCAGGCCTTCGTCACGCACGGTGGGCTGAACCTGCATGTGAATCTGATGTACGGCCGCAATCCCCATCACATCATGGAGGCGATTTTCAAGGCGCTGGCCAAGGCCCTCGACCAGGCGACCTCCATTGATCCGCGGGTCTCCGGCGTGCTATCCACCAAGGGCAGTTTGTAGTCCGTTCATCGCTCGACCCTGGCCTGTCTCAGCATGATCGCCATCATCGACTATGGGATGGGCAATCTGCGCAGCGTGCAGAAGGCCTTCGAAACCGTCGGCTGTCCGGCGGTGGTCACGCGCTCGCCGCAAGTCATTCGCGACGCGAGCCATGTCGTGTTACCAGGCGTCGGCGCCTTCGCTGACTGCATGAAGAATCTGGACCACTACGGGCTGATTCAGCCGATCCGCGCCGCCATCCAAAGCGGCAAGCCGTTTCTCGGCATTTGCCTGGGATTCCAGGTGCTCTTTTCAGAGAGCGAAGAGTTCGGCCTGCACAAGGGATTAGATATCCTGTCCGGTCGTGTCCTCCGGTTTCCCTGGACCTGCAAGCCGTCGGTGGACAGCCGGCCAGCCGGCTCTGCCGGATTGAAAGTGCCGCACATGGGGTGGAATCAGATCACGATCGAGCGCCGCGCCCCGCCGTTGGCCGAGATCGAGAACGGGGCCAGCCTGTACTTCGTGCATTCCTACTATGTGGCGCCGGCCGATCCATCGGTGATCGCGACCACGACCACCTACGGCCTGTCGTTTGCCTCAAGTATTTGGCGGGACAATGTCGTGGCTTGCCAGTTCCATCCGGAAAAGAGCCAGTCGGTCGGGTTGCGGATCGTCAAGAATTTCGGGGCCTGGCAATGAGCGGGGAATGCGCCAGTAGAAGGGTCTCATGGGCATTCAGACTCGTGCTCTATGCGGCTGTGGCGGGATTTGTGGTCGTGGGAAGCGGATGCGGACCGACCAAGGTCAAGACGGAAACGTCTCCCTATGCCGAGCGTTATCACATCAAGTCGGTCGCGGTGCTGCCGTTCCAGACCCTGGAGACTCCTCAGGTGGTGGACGATCGAGCCAATCAACTGTCGGTCCCGACAAGCGCCAGACGATCCAATATAACGGTCGCTATCCCGCCCGACACCCAACCGACCGAGCAGGCCACGACCGTCGTGCCTCCGGCAGCGGCCGAGATTGTCACCCGTTTGGTTTGGGACCGGCTCAGCAATCGGCCGGGGTTGACCCTGCGGTCGCTGCAGGAGGGCGAACGGGCCTGGAAGGAGAGCGCAGCCGAATCCCAGGGTGACGAACCCCAACACCTCGCGCCCAAGATCGCCACACAACTGGGTGTGGATGCGGTCGTGTTCGGCAAGGTGCTGGTGTATCGGGAACGGGTCGGCAGCAAGCTGGGAGCCGACCCGGCCGTGGTGGGATTTGAGCTGCGCCTCGTCGGGTCGGACGGGGTCACTCTCTGGGTGGGCAACTATTACGAGAAGCAGAGGCCGATGAATGAAGACCTGTGGGGGTTTATCGAGCGAAAGGGCGCGTTTGTCACCGCGCAAGAGCTGGCGGCCTATGGGGTCGAGAAGGTGCTCAAGGAGTTTCCATACGGCGGACAAGGCTCGACGAATCGAGGGTGATGGTCCATGCGGGTGATTCCGGCGATTGACATCAAAGACGGCCGTTGCGTCCGGTTGCGGCAGGGCGACATGGCTCAAGAAACGGTCTATTCGGACGATCTGGCCTCCGTGGCGCGCGGGTGGCAGCAGAAAGGCGCGACCTGGCTCCACGTGGTCGATTTGAACGGGGCCGTCGATGGAAAGCCGAGCAACGACACCCATATCGAAGGGATCGTGAAGGCCGTCGATCTCTCGGTGCAGGTCGGCGGTGGCATTCGATCGATCGAGACCGTGCGGCGCTATTTCCGGATCGGGGTGGCGCGGGTGGTGCTTGGCACAGTAGCGCTGACAGACCGGCCGTTTCTCGAACAGGCTTGTCGCGAGTTCCCGGGGCGGGTATTGGTAGGGGTTGATGCCCGCAACGGAAAGGTAGCCGTGAAAGGATGGACTAGTGTCTCCGAGACATCGGCAGTCGAACTGATCCGGAGCTTGGAGGGACTGAAGCTGGCGGGGGTCGTCTATACGGACATTGCGCGCGACGGCATGCTCGCAGGCCCCAACCTCCCGGCCTTGAAAGAGGTCGCCGATCATGCGCCATGCCCGGTTATCGCCTCGGGCGGCGTCACGCGCATGGAGGATCTCGTGGCGATTCAAAGCTTGGGCCCTCGTCTTGAGGCGGCGATCGTCGGCAAGGCGCTCTATGACGGCAAGCTTGATTTTGCCGAAGCGATCCGCGCGGTGCGATCATAGGACCTCGCTCTAGCTCTCAGCCATGCTCACCAAACGCATCATTCCCTGTTTGGACGTCAAGGACGGCCGAGTCGTCAAGGGCGTGAGTTTTGTCAACCTGCGCGACGCGGGGGACCCCGTCGAGATCGCCAAGCTGTATGATCGCGAAGGCGCGGACGAACTCTGTTTTCTCGACATCACCGCGTCCCATGAGGCCCGCGCGATCATCCTGGATGTGGTCGCGCACACGGCCGAGCAGGTGTTCATGCCATTGACGGTCGGCGGAGGCATCCGCAGCCTGGACGACATCCGCGCGCTCCTGACCGCGGGCGCTGATAAGGTCAGCATCAATACCGCGGCTGTCGCGTCGCCAGAATTCGTCAAGGCCGCGGCAAGCCGGTTCGGCACGCAATGTATCGTGGTCGCGATCGATGCGAAGCGCGCCGGTTCGGGCCATCCGAATGTCTGGGAGGTCTACACCCACGGAGGGCGTCGTCACACCGGTCTCGATGTCATCGAGTGGGCCAAGCGGATGGAGGCCTATGGGGCCGGCGAGATTCTCCTGACGAGCATGGATCGGGACGGGACGCAGGCTGGGTACGACATTGAACTGACAAGGGCCGTGTCCCGGGCTGTCTCGATTCCGGTCATTGCGTCCGGCGGAGTCGGCACCTTGGAGCACCTCTACCAGGGATTGACCGAAGGGATGGCCGACGCGGTGCTGGCGGCTTCAATTTTTCACTACCGGACCTATACGATCCCGGAGGCCAAGGCCTACCTGGCCGAGCGTGGGGTGCCGGTGCGCCTGGCCACAGAGGCCAAGCCAGTAGGCCTGCGATAAGTGGAAGGCTTGCGGTAGCGGATCAGAATCGGAACATGCAGAGCATGCAGAACATGGAGAACATGGCGGACGGCGAGCAAGAGGTGCAGTTCGATGACCGGGGGCTCATCCCGGCGATCGTCCAGGATTGGCGGGACGGGTCCGTGCTGATGCTGGGGTATATGAATCGGGAGGCGTTGGATCGGACCAGATCCACCCGCTCCGTGCATTTTTGGAGTCGCTCCCGGCAGCGACTGTGGGAAAAGGGGGAAACCTCGGGCCATCGGTTGATCGTGAAGGACCTCTTTATCGATTGCGATCAGGATACGATTCTGGTGAAGGCCGAACCGGTTGGCCCGACCTGCCACACAGGCAAGCAGAGCTGCTTTTTCACCGAGTTGAAGGGAAGCGAGGGGCAGGATCGGAACCCGTCCGCCGCGTTGGGCGGAATCTTGGAACGGATCGCGGAAACCGTCCGCGACCGGCGCGCGAACCCACGCGCCGGGTCTTACGTGTCCAAACTGCTGGAAGGAGGGCCGGATCGGTTCCTCAAGAAGGTCGTCGAAGAGGCCGGGGAGGTTCTGCTCGCCGGCAAGAACGCCAAGCGGGAGGAGATTGTCTACGAGGTGGCCGATCTGCTCTTCCACACCCTGATCGTCCTGGAAGCCAACGAGATCCCCCTCAGCGATGTCTACCGGGAACTGGCTGCCCGCCATGGCAAGTCTGGGCTTCGTCCGGCTCACCCCGGGGAAGGAGGCGCCGGTGAGTGACTGTCTCTTTTGCCGTATTGCAGCGGGAAGCCTTCCCGCCAAGATCGTCCATCAGGACCCGCAATGTGTGGCCTTTGAGGACCTCCACCCCCAGGCGCCCACGCATGTCCTCGTGATTCCCAGGAAGCATGTGAGTTCCCTCCGTGAGTGCGGCCCGGAGGACCAGGCCATCCTGGGCCATCTGCTGCTGGCTTGCGCCGCCGTGGCCCGCCAAAAGGGCTTAGGCGAACATGGCTATCGGATCGTGGCGAACAGCGGTCGGGACGGCGGCCAGACCGTGTTTCACCTTCACTTCCATCTGCTCGGCGGGCGGGCCATGACCTGGCCGCCGGGATAGCATGATGGTGAACAAGTCCGCCTCCAGCGCCATCGGTTGCCTCAGCGAGGGTCCATGTGCCTGCGACGGTTCTGCCGGCGGATGCCGGCCGCGCTTCACCGCGGTCCACGGTTCGTCCTCTCATTGACAGTGATCCCCATCGTTTGTTAGCCTGAACGGTCAATTCTTGCCTCTATTTCACTAAGACCGGGGTGAGCCTCTGAGGACTGTAGGCTGGCTCCGGGCTCGCACAGCTCGGAAGGTTCGCTCGCGGTGAGTCGAGGCCCGATTTCAGACGCCATCCTGGCCCAAATCAAGGAACGGCTCGACATCATTGATGTGGTGTCGGGTCACATGACCCTGACGCGCACGGGACAGAACTTCAAGGCCTGTTGTCCCTTCCACGACGACCGCACCCCCTCCTTCACGGTCAGTCCCGGGAAGCAACTGTTTCACTGCTTCGGCTGTGGGGCCAGCGGTGACGCCATCGCCTTTTTCATGAAGGTGTCCGGCCTCAC
The DNA window shown above is from Nitrospira tepida and carries:
- the hisF gene encoding imidazole glycerol phosphate synthase subunit HisF, with protein sequence MLTKRIIPCLDVKDGRVVKGVSFVNLRDAGDPVEIAKLYDREGADELCFLDITASHEARAIILDVVAHTAEQVFMPLTVGGGIRSLDDIRALLTAGADKVSINTAAVASPEFVKAAASRFGTQCIVVAIDAKRAGSGHPNVWEVYTHGGRRHTGLDVIEWAKRMEAYGAGEILLTSMDRDGTQAGYDIELTRAVSRAVSIPVIASGGVGTLEHLYQGLTEGMADAVLAASIFHYRTYTIPEAKAYLAERGVPVRLATEAKPVGLR
- the hisH gene encoding imidazole glycerol phosphate synthase subunit HisH — encoded protein: MIAIIDYGMGNLRSVQKAFETVGCPAVVTRSPQVIRDASHVVLPGVGAFADCMKNLDHYGLIQPIRAAIQSGKPFLGICLGFQVLFSESEEFGLHKGLDILSGRVLRFPWTCKPSVDSRPAGSAGLKVPHMGWNQITIERRAPPLAEIENGASLYFVHSYYVAPADPSVIATTTTYGLSFASSIWRDNVVACQFHPEKSQSVGLRIVKNFGAWQ
- the hisIE gene encoding bifunctional phosphoribosyl-AMP cyclohydrolase/phosphoribosyl-ATP diphosphatase HisIE, translating into MQSMQNMENMADGEQEVQFDDRGLIPAIVQDWRDGSVLMLGYMNREALDRTRSTRSVHFWSRSRQRLWEKGETSGHRLIVKDLFIDCDQDTILVKAEPVGPTCHTGKQSCFFTELKGSEGQDRNPSAALGGILERIAETVRDRRANPRAGSYVSKLLEGGPDRFLKKVVEEAGEVLLAGKNAKREEIVYEVADLLFHTLIVLEANEIPLSDVYRELAARHGKSGLRPAHPGEGGAGE
- the hisA gene encoding 1-(5-phosphoribosyl)-5-[(5-phosphoribosylamino)methylideneamino]imidazole-4-carboxamide isomerase — protein: MRVIPAIDIKDGRCVRLRQGDMAQETVYSDDLASVARGWQQKGATWLHVVDLNGAVDGKPSNDTHIEGIVKAVDLSVQVGGGIRSIETVRRYFRIGVARVVLGTVALTDRPFLEQACREFPGRVLVGVDARNGKVAVKGWTSVSETSAVELIRSLEGLKLAGVVYTDIARDGMLAGPNLPALKEVADHAPCPVIASGGVTRMEDLVAIQSLGPRLEAAIVGKALYDGKLDFAEAIRAVRS
- the hisB gene encoding imidazoleglycerol-phosphate dehydratase HisB, yielding MKKNGAPRQAGIHRATKETDIRVEWTLDGNGESKIDTGIRFLDHMLELWAKHGFFDLTVQAKGDLDIDEHHTVEDVGIVMGKALHQALGEKAGIKRFGFASAPLDETLAQVTVDLSGRPYLVYNVTLPDRKIKSFDLGLFEDFFQAFVTHGGLNLHVNLMYGRNPHHIMEAIFKALAKALDQATSIDPRVSGVLSTKGSL
- the hisD gene encoding histidinol dehydrogenase, with translation MKVIAYSDRGFKAALEKVVQRGRQDTGAVEPAVRTILKAVERGGDRAVLRYAKKFDRVSLTPDAMRVTPEEIKEAYYKIRKEDGDALRLAAQRIATFHERQRTKTWMYQEQGATLGQAVLPLDVVGLYVPGGKAVYPSTVLMAAIPAKVAGVRRVTMCTPSGQAGINPYLLVAADIAGVDEIYRVGGVQAVAAMAYGTKTIAKVDKIVGPGNIYVATAKKLLYGVVGIDMMAGPSELLVLADESANPSHVAADLLCEAEHDEHAKVYLVTPSRKMADNVARAVQAQVKQLSRTAIAAKAISRHAVAFVVESMERAIDVANEIAAEHLSVATERPFDYLERIRHAGALFLGRYTPPAVADYIAGPNHVLPTGGTARFFSALSVNDYVKISNIVSFTKEELQRVKDPLVRLAHIEGFDAHAKSAESRFL
- a CDS encoding histidine triad nucleotide-binding protein is translated as MSDCLFCRIAAGSLPAKIVHQDPQCVAFEDLHPQAPTHVLVIPRKHVSSLRECGPEDQAILGHLLLACAAVARQKGLGEHGYRIVANSGRDGGQTVFHLHFHLLGGRAMTWPPG